The following DNA comes from Halorhabdus tiamatea SARL4B.
GCGACTCGCATCAGGTCGATCGCTTTCCGTGCGTCACCGTGCGTCTGGGCGGCGAACGCCGCTGCCAGCGGAATGACTTCCTCCCCGACGACGCCGTCGTGGAAGGCGTCTTGGCGGCGACGAAGGATCGCTTGGAGTTGGTTCGCGTCGTAATCGTCGAAGTGGACGTCCTCGGGCGTGAACGAGCTCAGTGCACGACTGCCGACAGATTCCATCATCTTCGTGTCGTTCGAGATGGCAACCACGGAGATGTGCGCAGTGATATCGTCGTCGGCACCGGCCCGCGACAGCTGGTAGAGCAGTCGGGAAAACGCAGGATCCTGCTTATCGCGGCGACCGACGAGCATGTCCAGTTCGTCGAGAACGAAGACGACGGAATCGAAATTTTCGTTGACGATGCGGTAGAGTTCGTCCCATTTCTCTTTGGTCGCCACACCGTGTTTTGGGACTTCGACGTCAACACCGGCCTCAGTCGCGGCTTGTTGAGCGAGTTCGTAGACTGCGACGCCGAGCGTATCGAGATCCTGGCAGTTGACTTCGATCGTGCCGAACTCGATATCCCGGGAACCACAGAGCCGACTGATGTTCTTGCAGACAGCCTTCGTGATGAGTGACTTTCCAGTCCCGGAGGGCCCATAGAGGAAGAGGTTCGGGGGCCGATTGTCCCCAAGCGCGACGCGAAGCATCTTTGTGACTTTTTGGAGTTGTTCATCGCGACCGACGATGCGGTCCTCAACAACGACATAGTTCGGATCAAGGAGTGACCGATCACGGATGAGCCCTTCTTGTTCGTCGAACTCTAGAAGCATGTCCTCGATAGACTGCGACCCTGAATCTTGTTTCGTATTGAGTGGCTCGCCAAACGGCGGACTATCGGGAGATTCCGCGGTCGGGTCCGTGTCAGGAGGTTCCGTTGAAAGGTCCGCTTGCGTTGAGATCTCCTTCTCCGATGATTCCTGATCAGTGCTGGAACCGTCGGATTCGTGAGTACCCATGTGGGCGGCAACACAAGCAGGGACTAAAAATCTTCCCACCTTTGTCGATGTGTGATTTAGGGATTCAGTTGATGACACTTAGGATTAGAGCGGTCTAAGATAGTTTTACGGTAGTTTTCCGAAGAGGGATAACGATATGTTTCAGGAAGAGATTCAGAAAGAATGGGTGAGAGACACACCCCTCTATCGAAGTGTTCGTAGCTACCGGTGTGGGGGGGGCTTCAAAATAAGGAAACGAAAACTAAATTGACGATAGCGAGTCTTCGATTAACAGAATTCAGGTTAGAGAGTCTGAACCTGATTTCTATGAGGTATCAATGTGATTGGGTTGGATTCTTTTCTTCATTCTTCTTCTAGCTTACTAGAAGAGACACTCACACACACACCTCTATCGATGTGTTCGATGTGTTCGCTTGGCTTCTATTTCCTATTCTTTGTGTCCAATTTGAATATCCATCATAATATTGCTATCTTGTGTCTACAGATCTTCTATTGCTTGATATCTCTCGTATTCTCGTTTGATCACTCTGCTTCAGTCTGCTCAACATTTCTTGTGCTATTGTATTAGCCTGGCCTGAACACATCGATAGAGGTGTGTCTGTCTTTTCGAGTTAGCTTTGCTCGATTTTCTCCTCAATTTTGGTATGGCTTGAGAATCTGTGTTCCCCTACACTCTGTTGGAACACATCGATAGAGGGGTATCTCCATATTTGCCATAGGACAGCTGTACTGTGCCGTCATCGTGCTTTACGGTTTCGAGTTTAACCAACATTTCCCCGCGATGGACGCTTTCCGTTGGTTAATAATTGTCGGGAGCGTCTCATAGTAAGATCTCCACGGAGTTCGTGAATCGATCAGTACAGGCGAACTATTTACCGGCGTTCGGAGGGCCGAATCGGTCGGCAATAGCGATTCCCAGATACCCTCCAAGAACCATCCCCACGAACGGCGGAATCGCGTCGGTAATTGTCTCAACCCCGAACAAGTTCAATAGACCTGAGAGGTCGATAGCGATTGCGAGCGCGGCAAGCACAACTAACGACAGGAGTAACTGCGGTCTGACCAAGGAGAGACTATCCGACTGCCGATTGTCTGTAGCCACAGATGATTGATGGTTGCTTCACCTGATAAACCTTCGTTCAATACGCACTCTTCAGCGATCGCCCGTTTCAGACGAGAATAAGGATTTCAACAGAGCTGTTCGCTTCGATTCTGGTATCTCTGGTTTGAGGCACTAATTCGCCAAAATCCCTTCCTCTATACAGTGTCATTCCATGCATTTTGATGATTTGTGATGTGTTCTATGTATAATTCCTTGGACCCCTCTACAGAGTCTTACCTAACATTAATGGATTTTCGGCACGAGTCTGTTAGGTAAGACCCGAGAGATGAGTTCAGAACTCCCCACCGCTCCCGATTCACTGCCGAAGTACATCGTCGAGGGCATCCCGAAACAGAGCAACGAATCGTTGCGAGATCTCCAGGCTTGGATCGACCAGTTGATTGAGTACCGTGAAGCTGTTTCTGCCGAGGATATCGAAGCAGACGACGGAGAAGAGATTGAAGAAGTGGATGAGAGTGGCGGCACTACGACAGTAATAAAGCGCGTGGATTGTGGGAAGGATGCCTGTACAAAGTGTCCGGAAACAAAGCATGGCCCGTATCGCTACGAGGTTTCGCGTCAGGGAGGCAAACTCGTCTGGGACTACAAAGGCCCTGTCGAAGGTTGATATCCTCCACGGCCTGTAATGGTTCACAGAAGAGTTGGACGGCAGAGGGAGTTGAGGCCATACTCAATCACTAGCCGATGATGAACGCTCATCTAGCACTACCAGTCGTTCCTCGATGATTTGCTCCTGCGATCGATTCAAACAGCAACCAGCTGTGAGCTCTCAGTTGAGAGCACCAGATGCAAAGTATAGAATCTACAAGTTCCTAAGATATCTTCGGCCGCGCCTTCAAATACTATGGCGCGTCCACTCTCGCCATGCCACCGACAGACGATCTCCACCCCCAGGATTGGCTGATAATCGTCCAGGCGCTTGACGAACTTGCTGAAGAGCTCACCTACTGCGGCCGGAAACCGCCACGCGCCGAACGCGCCAGGAACCTCGCCGATCACTTCGCTGCCCAGAACGGAATACACCGTGACGCGATTCAAACCCAACTCGACCCCACTTGGCACGGCCCAGCTGACGGTCGCGAACGGTAGCTACACGCTCGCACTACCGGACGATTCGGCATCGTGGTCGGTAAGCCGAATCCACACGAATCCGATCGTCCCGCCGGCACACCTATCCGACCGTCGCCCGTCCGTGAACATATGGATGGCAGACGTCTTCTCGTGGTTCTCGTCGTCGGAGTCCTGCTGGCACTAGCCGGCTGCAGTGGGACGACGACGGACGCCACGCCTGCAGAGACCCTGATCGAGACGACGACACTCACCGACGCCACTACGCCGACGGCCAGCCCAGCGACTACGCCCGGCGAGACATCGTCCACCACTCCGACCGACCCCGACGGTACGCTGTCGGTCCACTATCTCAACGTTGGCCAGGGCTCGGCGACCCTCGTCGTCGGGCCGACCGGCGAGACGATGCTAATTGATTCCGGTGACTGGCGCGATGATGGTGAGATTGTCCTCGATTATCTTCGCCAGCTCGATATCGACGGCCTCGACTACCTCGTCACCTCCCATGCTGACGCCGACCACATCGGCGGCCACGCGGCTGTCATCGAATACTTTGAGACCGAAGGCGAAGGTATCGGCGCCGTGTATGATCCCGGGATCACCTCGACGTCGAATACCTATGAACGCTATCTTGACGCGATCGAAGACTACAACGTCACCCTCTATCAGACCCGTGCCGGCGACGAGATCCCGCTCAAGAACGTCAATGCCCAGGTTCTCGCCCCGCCTGAAGACTACATCGCCAATGGCGACCGCAACGAGAACAGCCTCGTCATGCGACTTGCCTTTGGGAAGACCAGCATGCTGTTACCCGGCGACGGTGAGACCGCCAGCGAGGAATATCTCCGGACTGAATACGGCGACGCACTCAACGTGTCCGTCCTCGCAGCCGGCCACCACGGTAGTCAGTCTAGTACTGGCGACGCGTTCCTCGATACGACCGCACCACAGATCGCCGTCATCTCCAGCGCGTACGACTCGCAGTACGGCCACCCCGACGAAGCCGTCCTTCAGCGCCTCGCCGAGCGGTCAATCCGCACGTACTGGACGGCGACTCACGGGAATATCCAGCTGCGAACGAACGGTTCGGCGCTCACGGTTGCCACCCAAGCTGTGGCCCCGACGTCACCGCTCGACCTTCGTGACGGCAGCCCGGTCGAGCCCGGGAATACTGACCCACTCGAAGACCGCACGATCGTCTCGACGACGGGCACGGTGACGACGCCCGTGGCAACTGACGGTGGATCGACGACGCCCACGGCAACAGAGACGCCTACAGCGACGACGACGCCGACCGCCACTGAGACACCGACAGCAACGGCCACGCCGACGGCTACTGAGAGTGGGACACTCGCGATCGCCGAGATTCACGAAGACGCTCAGGGAACCGAACGGGAGAACCTCAACGACGAGTACGTCGTCTTCGAGAACACGGGTGACGAGGCTCTCGATCTCTCCGGGTGGACGGTTGATGATGCAGCCGATCACACGTATACGTTCCCGAGCGGCTTCACACTCGATCCCGGTGCCCAGGTGACGCTGCACACCGGGAGCGGGACGGACTCGGCGACGGACCTCTACTGGGGTTCCGGAAGCCCGATCTGGAACAACGCCGGCGATACCGTCTTCGTCCACGATGACGAAGGCACGCCCGTACTCACGGAGGAATACTAATGGCGGCTGATGGAACCTTCACCGGGGTCGTTGATCGATTCGAAGCGGACCGGGCCGTGGTGTTGCTCGAAGCCGACGGCGAGACGATCGACGAAATCGTCCTAGACAAAGACCGATTGCCCGAAGACGGACGCCACGTCGATGCCGTGCTGACTATCGAACTTGAGGACGGTGGGATACAGGAGATCGCCTACGAAGCAGACGAGACAGAGAGCCGTTCGGAGCGGGCCCAGCGTCGATTCGATTCGCTGTCACAACGGCCACCCACCAGTGAAGACGACTCGGGCTCGACGTGAGAGTGGTCGCTGCCTTTGAAAGTGTGCCTTCTGCCCTTCCGGTGAAGAACAAGTGTTCCGACATTCTGTCGGCATCGAGGACCGAATTACCGAAAATCGAGGATTCGCTCTTGGGAAGCAGGTTGCTAGTAGCGCTGAGAATGTTCGTTTCGGGACGGGCGTGACTCCATGAGAATCCCGCTGAAAAGCCTGGAGTGTGAAGTACGAAATGGAGTCACCAAGGTCGATCTATGACACGTCTCTTGGAAGACGGGAGCGTGACAGACCTGGGATGCGAAGGAACAGGAGAATTGGGATCGCGGCCCGGCCGACCCCGGTCGGCCGTGGCCGCAAGCCCGGAGCGATGTCGTTCCGCTTCACGTATCCAGGACTCCAGAGGGAACCATGTCCACGACAACGGATCACTACCTGGGCATCGATGTCCACAAAACAGACGCCTACGTCGCTGTTATGGACGAGGAAGGCGAACTCGTCGAAGAGGTCCGCGTCGCCAACGCGGACCTCGACGAACTTGCACAGAAGTACGAAGGGAGCGAAGCGGCGCTCGAAGCGGGAAGCAACCATTTCACCATCTACGACGAGTTGGAACAGTACGTTGATGTGACGCTCGCCAATCCGGCCAAGGCCGATTGGCTCGCTACTCAGCGCCAGAAGAGTGACCGGAAGGATGCAAAGAATCTGGCACGGTATCTCCGGTTGAACGACGTGCCAGAGAGCTACGTCCCACCCGAAGAGTATCGGCGCTACCGCGCGCTTGCGCGCGGTCGCAAGAAGTTCGTTGACAAACGCAACGACTTCAAGAACGAGGTGAACTCGTTGCTCGACCGGAACGGAATCACGTACGATGGATCGTTGTGGACGGATGAAGGGCGTGAGTTCTTGGACGAACTCACGCTTGGAGAGCCGTCACAGCTGTTGTTGGAGCAGTGGTTAGAAGCGATTGATGAGTTCACGGAGAAGATTACTGAGATTCAAGCGAAGATTGAGGAAGTGGCGGTAGATGTTGAAGAAGTAGATTTGCTGATGACAGTTCCGGGAATTGCGTCGTATTCCGGTTTGATGATTCACAGCGAGATCGGCGAGGTAGAGCGGTTTGATCGTGCCGCCGAGGTAGTGAGTTACGCCGGATTAGATCCTGTAATCCGCGAGTCTGGCGACTCGCGGAGAGAAGGAGCAATCAGCAAGGAAGGCAACGGAAACTTACGCTGGATCCTCGTCCAATGTGCGAATGTTGCTGTACACAACGTGAAGGATCCGTACCTGAGTCAGTTCTACTGGCGGTTACGGAACAAGCGAAACAAACCGCACAAGGTAGCGATCGTGGCAACAGCGCGGAAGCTGTTAGTGGCGTTGTTCAACATGCTCAGGAAAAACGAACCATATGACCCACCGGAGGTGAGCGCCTGAGAGACGCCGAGGCGTCTCTCTTTGGGCGGGCCAGCGCACGATGAGCGGCTGGTGTGTCGTGTGAAGATGCCCCCGCACGGCGGATGTGGAGACGCCTGATCGGACTGCTTGGTGTGGCTTTTCTCTCGTAGGACCGCTCGGGACATGCTCACCCAGAAAATCTAAGCATCTCGACGTGGTTTGTTCAGATAGCGGGATTCTCAGCGATGTCATAGAAAGCTTTGCACGGCCAGTCTATCCGACTTTTGTCAAGATTTCCGTGCAAGATACAGCGCGCGTATCTTGCACGGAGCAACTTCCAGAAACAGCCATCCCCAATTGATCAATATAGGGAAAGCACGTATCGCTCAATACAGCACGAACTCTTTCCCAGTCGTCACGGGTGTGGCCGGTCTGGAAAGGAAGGTGGTCAGCCTATTTCACGGGCATTGGCCGAAACAGAATCGTGTTCGCCGTGAGTTGGAACCGAAACCAGAGCGACGTTCCTGAAAATCTCCCTCGCTCATCATCAGCATCCAGTTTCGCCGTAGTCTGTGTTGTTGGCTCGTGAACCGAAGATGAAAGCGTCACCGAGTATGGGAGTCGCTCTTCTGCCCATTCTCCGGTGACACGGAACGCCTCGCCGTGAACCACATCCTGAACTGTATGGTCGTCTTGATATATTTCTGCCCCATCTTTCTCGACGCTCACCGTGACTGAAAGTGGCTGGTACTGCTCTGCAGTCGAGAGTGACTCGACGATGACGCCAGCGAACGCGAAACGAGGATTCCTAGCTCGTTGCTCGTTCCGATAGGTATTGCAACCTGCAAGACCAGCAAGGGCGGCCCCAGAGAGGCCAAGGAGGGTTCGACGGTTCATACAATTCATACTCTATCGGTGAGCAAATATCTTCTGCTAAGCCCAACCTGTACTGTTAGACCCGCACGCCTGCCTACCGGTTGTTTCAGTAACGGGATCGGCGAACTAACCGTGCTTTAGCAGAATTCCCGGGATACGGATTCACCGGAACCAAATTTCGAGCTCCGCATTAGTCCGTCTCGTCCTCCTCGTCGTCTTCGGGTTCACTCCCCCACGTTTCCACGCGACCGGGATCCTCCTTGACCATGAATTCCTCGTCATACTCCGGTTCCTCCCCACGATCAACAACTGACTCGCCAAACGGGTCTTGATACGGCGTCTGGGCATCCAGCCGGGCTAACTCCTCCGTATGCGCGTCAACCCAGTCCAGTAACTCCGGCAACTCATTCTCAACATTCTGCTGATAATCAAGAATCGTCCGCACAGCATGGATGAGCCCCTGATTCTCCATTCGCCGCGCGACACGCTTCCCACGCGTCGTAATCCGGTACTCGTTGCTCACACTGGACTCCTCCGGCGTCATCCCCGGGACAACCAGCCCTAACCCCCGCCCTTCAGTGAGCCGCCGAGTCAACGTTGACGAACTGATCGTCAGTCGGTCGTCTAAGTCACTGAACCGCTGCCCATCTTCCATCGAGAGCAACGTGAGAATGCCGAGTGCGCCGCGTTTCTGAAGGAACCCACTAATCGACTCAGCGTCGGGCATTCACTACACTCTTCCAAATCAACCCTCTTAGAAACCGAAGATACCTTCGAATCAAATTCCAATTCGTTCCGAATCCTCGTTACGATTGGAAAGTGCTGTACGGTTCCCGCTCAAAACCCTCTAGCTCGTACGCTTATTCGGAAATCCGGAAACGACACCCACGAGAATATGGTTCGAATCAAAGTACCACTCTGGTACGTCATGCTCGGCTTCCTGCCCGGACCGGTCACGCACCGGACGCAGTCAGGCAGCCACGCGTCCGTGCCTATCCACCTCGGTAGGACTCACCGACGCCGGGTGCAACGGTGGTGGAGTCGGTGACCACTCCTGACTCTGATGATCCGTCCCGTGAGGAATTCCTGGACGCCATCGAGGCGGAGACAGAGGACCTCTGCCACATCCACGACCATATCACGCGCATCATCACGAACCTCGACATCCGTGAGGAGTGGTTCAGGGGGTACGATGACCCTGATCGCGCGAAGTTCGACCTGGAACCGATGGTGCGGCTGTTCCTCTACAAGCACGCCCGCGAGTTGAATCAGTCCGAGGTCGCACGCCGGCTGCGCGGGGCTGCGTACGTGTATCTGCGTCTCGGTTTCGACCAGCCGATCTCCCAGCAGATCATCAGTCACAACAAGCGCAACCGCTTCAACGCGGCAGAACGCAGCCTCTTGAAGGACGCTGCGGACGTGATTCGGACCGTCTGTGGCGAACACGACGTCATCCAGTCGAATGAACCGGCGCTTGAACCGGAAGACGTCCAGCACGACCAAGTCAGTGAAGCCGAGATTATGGATGCAGTCCAGCGTGCGACTGACCTCGGGTTCAGTGAGTTCAGCGCGGATCGCGCCAGTAACGCGACGTACCCGCTGGAAGCGTACTTCGAGCGGCAAGGCTACCTGAACATGTCCCGTGCCGGGACGACGACCGCATCACGACGGTTCGCCCGACTCAGCGAACGGAAGACCGTCCCACACGGCTCCTCGCACAACCGCACGATGAAGAAGGTTGCCAAGCCGGAGTCCCAGCTCACGTTCGACGAATTCGTGACGGGCCAGCAGACGCCGGAATGGAAACGGATTCGGGACGAGGTCTTAGAGCCGTTCCACGCGGGCGTGGAGAACATCCTCGATGAGCTGACCGATGAGGACTACGCCGAGGCAGGCTTCACTGAGCCGGTGCATGCAGCGATTGACATCACGGCGTGGAACTTCTATGCGTCGCCGTTCATATCCGAGCAGGACGCGCGGACGTCCGACAAGACCCCTATCGAGGTGACAATCGATGGGGAGGAGAAACTGTTAGACCCTGATCATCCGGATTTGGTGTCTGGGCTCAAGGATAGCGATGAGCGCGGGTACAAGTTCGCCACGATCACGATTATCGCGGAGAACACGCCGATTGTCCTCGGTGTGGAACCAGTACGCGATCAGCGGAAGTGGGAGAAAGAGATGGGGTGGGACGTTGAGCGGACATCGCGTGCGGATATTGTGGAGAGTTTGTTGGAGCAGGCGTCCCGTCACGTGGACATTCACAAGGTGTTCCTCGACCGGGGGTTCAGTAGCCTCGAAACGCGTGATGTTATCGACCAGCGCGAGCAGTTGTATGTGCTTGGGAAACCGGCGCGGGCGAAGGTTGACCAAGACCACATCGAGGATATCCAGGAGCACGAGGCGTACGATAGTCGAATCGTGCATGGGTCGCAGACGTTCGATGGACGTGAGCACGAGATGACGTACGTGTACACGCCATCGAAGAAGGACGGCGACAAGTACGCGGTGTTCACGATCAACGAGCACGTGGACCATCACCGTGCGGAAGCGTTGCTCGGCCAGTACAGCCAGCGGATGGAGATCGAGAACGAATACAAGACTATCAAGAAGCACTTCCTGCCGACGTCGGCGTCGAAGGATTTCCGGATTCGGTTCCTGTACTTCGTGATTGGGTCGCTGCTGTACAACGTGTGGCGGATGGCGAACTTCATCCTCCGGGACGCGGTGGATGTTGATCTCGGTGACCACCCGCCGATTCTCGCAGGCGAACTGATCGAGTTGGTGGCGTTCTGCCTGTTCGACCCACCCGACTAGCCGAGATCCTTCTCCGAGTAAGCAAATCCCGTGAGCGACAGCTGTATCTCCTGAGTGCTGTTTCCGCCCGATCCCTGGTCAATTCGTGATCCAATAGTCACCAAACTAGTAATTCTCTCACCGGCTCCGTTGTCCCAATCTGTTCGATCTCCTGAACCGTCGGAGATCCCCTCGTTTCGCTTGTAGAAATGCCAAACAGTCAGGTTGGGGGAAGATGAGACTATAGCGGGTATAGCGGGGTTGAAATGCGTAATCGCGACAGAATTCACGCTGGCACGACGGTAGCTCTCGCCGCATCAAGGCATCTCCAAAGACAAACTCACACATCACCTTAGAGCGTTACTGCTTCGAAAATGCGTCCACCGCAAACCTGGCGACGAAGCGCTCAAAACTATCCTCAAAACGACGCGATGACGCCACCAATAATCGCTTGCCTAAGAGTAAACCGAAAAATACGATACGGGTCGAAACAGCTCGAAGTCGGCGTCACGGCGTCACGAATCAGGCCACTGCGATGGCGGACGTGGTTGATCCGATCCCGTAGACGATATCGAAGAGGAAAAAGCGAACGGACATCGTTCATCGCTTACAAGTGGGGGTTACTACATCACTGATGGGACAATGACTGGTGCGACCGGACAGCACGATCCCGACCGGGTCCGTCCGCTTCTCGGGGCAGGGGGTGGATTCATCAGGGCCGAAGGACCGTGTCGAGATGCGTGACAGACGACAGACGTACGGCGACTGTCGTGGGAAAGCGGTAGACCCTGACAAGTGTCCAGACGAAGACACTTCCCACAGTGGTAAGTCAGTCGCGAACTCAGCACAGCTACGGACACCTGATGATCCAGTTCGTCGTAAAGCATAGAACCTTATAAAATTTACCCTATGTACAATTGTGTTGAATATATTTTCTGTAACTAGCAAGCGGGGCCACGGCGATCATTATCAAAGGGATATTATAACACACGGGCGAACCGTTTTACGTATACGCATGACACTGGCAAGTCTACGAGAGACGGTCTACGAGACGCTGATGGCACTGCCGGAAAACGACCTCGTCAGAGGCACCAGCGGCAACGTCAGCGGTCGCGAGGGCGATCGCGTCGTGATCAAGCCCAGTGGCGTCGATTACGACGAACTCTCGCCGGAGAATCTCGTCGTCGTCAACATGAACGGCGAGGTGGTCGAAGGCGATCTCAAGCCCTCGGTCGACACGGGCGCACACCTCCACATCTACCGGGAGAACGAGGAACTCGGCGGGATCATCCACACCCACTCGACGTACGCGACGGCCTTTGCGGCCGCCGGCCGGGAACTCCCCGTCTACGTGACGGAACTCGCCGACACCTTCGGTGAGTCGATCCCCGTCTCTGACTACGTCCCGCCGGGGACCGAGGCCATCGGCGAGGAGTTCGCCAAGCACACGGGCGAGGGGAAGTTCCAGGGCCTGCTCATGAAGAACCACGGCCTGTTCGCCGCCGGCAAGGAACCCGGGGACGCGCTGAAGGCCGCACTCCACATCGAACACAGCGCGAAGATCTCCTCGATCGCCGAGGACCTGGGCACGCCCGAGGAGATCCCCGACGAGGAAGCACAACGCCTCAACCAGGAGTATCTCGAGGGCTACGGCCAGGAGTGATTCCGATGGACGGACAATACCTCGTGGGGACGGACATCGGGACGAACAGCACGAAGACGATCCTCGTCTCGCCGGAGGGCGAGGTGCTGGGCACGGGCAATGCCGGCTACGAAGTCGAACAGCCCGAACCCTCCTGGGCCCAGCAGTGGCCCGACGTCTGGGTCGAGGCGACCTACGACTCCATCCAGCAAGCCATCGACGACGCCGAGGTCGATCCCGCCGACATCCGGGGGATCAGCATCTCTAGCCTCTACGGCGGCGCGGGCGTTCCGATCGACGAGGACGGGGAGCCGGTCTACCCCTGTCTGATCTGGATGGACCGCCGCGCGACCGACCAGGTCGGGTGGGTCAAGGACAACGTCGACCTCGATCGACTCTTCGAGATCACCGGCAACTACGTCGATTCGTACTTCGGGTACACCAAGATCCTCTGGCTCAAGGAGAACGAACCCGATGTCTGGGAAGACATCGAGAACTTTGTCCCCCCGAACAATTACGTCGAGTACGTCATGACCGACGAGTTGGCCGTCGATTACTCCTCAGCCGGCAACGTCGGCGGTGTCTTCGACCTGGAGGCCCTAGAGTGGTCCGAGGAAGCCTGCGAGATGCTGGGGATTTCGACTGAAAAGTTCCCCGACCGGCTGGTCGCCTCCGACGACATCGTCGGCGAGGTGACCGCCGAGGCCGCGGAAGAGTGTGGTCTCGAGGAAGGGACGCCGGTGATCGCGGGCGGCGTCGACGCGCCGATGGCGACGCTGGCCGCGGGGGCTTTCGAACGTGGGGACAACGTGAGCATGATGGGGACTTCGACGTGCTGGGGGACCGTTCACGACGGCGACGGGCTCGCGAAGGAACTGGTCTCGTTCCCCCACGTAGCCAACGGCGAGCAAAAAGTCTACACCTTCGGCGGGTCGGCGACGACGGGCGGGCTCATCGAATGGTTCAAGGAAGAGTTCGGCGGCCCCGAGGTCGAGGCGGGCGAACTCGCCGACATCGACCCCTTCGAACTCCTGAACATGAAGGCAGAGGACGTGTCGCCGGGCTCGGAGGGGCTGGTCGCGCTGCCGTACTTCAAGGGCGAGCGCTCGCCGATCTGGGACCCCGATTCCCGCGGGATGTTCGTTGGCTTGACGCTATACCACGAGAAGGAGCACCTCTACCGGGCCTTGATGGAGGCAGGCGGGTACAGCCTCAGGCACAACGTCGAGGTCGCGAAGAACATCGGCGTGCCGCTGAACGACGAGACCCGCGTCGTCGGCGGCGTCTCGAACTCTGAGCTCTGGATGGACATCCTCGCGGACGTCACCGGCCGGCGAATGGAAGTCCCAGCCGGCGGCGTCGGCGCACCGCTGGGCGACGCCTACCTCGTCGGGGTCGCCACCGGACTGTTCGACGATTACGACGCCATCACCGACTGGACCGAGACCGGCGAGGTCTACGAGCCCGACGCCGAGACCCACGAGACCTACGAGGAGTACTACGACATCTACAAGCGCCTCTACGAGAACACGAAAGACGAGATGCACCGGCTGACGGAGCTATAGCGGCGGTCATCTTTTTCGTCGGGCCGTCTTTTTTGGTCGCGCCGACGCTACTGGCTGTCGATGCCACCGGCGGGCGCGTTCGCGTCGATCCGCAACAGGGTTTCGCCGTCGGTCCAGGTAAGGACGTGTTCCGTGCCGCTCCGGTCGTACACGGGGCCGGCAACGTCGGGATCGGGTACGACGTCGCCACCACCGCTGACCGTCGCCGGCGGGTAGCCCCACGCGTGGGAGAGCGCGGCCGTCCCGTCGCTGGCAGGCGCACACCGATCCGTGCCGGTGTCCTCGATTGGGTCGGCTCTGGAGTGCCCGGAAGCGGTTCCCGCGGGGCCGCCGAGGACGGCCGTCGCCAGCCACGTCGTGCCCGGGGGGTGCTCGCCGGACAGCGTCGGGACGACCGTCCGGGGGAAGAGCAGGTTCGTGTTCGGCGACTGCAGTTCGACCGCAGCCTCGCGAGCCCCCTCGAGCGCTCGAAGCAGGCTGTCGCCGACGCCGGTCGCGGCGACCGCAGTTCCTTCCCCGGCGGC
Coding sequences within:
- a CDS encoding DUF3006 domain-containing protein, giving the protein MAADGTFTGVVDRFEADRAVVLLEADGETIDEIVLDKDRLPEDGRHVDAVLTIELEDGGIQEIAYEADETESRSERAQRRFDSLSQRPPTSEDDSGST
- a CDS encoding lamin tail domain-containing protein is translated as MDGRRLLVVLVVGVLLALAGCSGTTTDATPAETLIETTTLTDATTPTASPATTPGETSSTTPTDPDGTLSVHYLNVGQGSATLVVGPTGETMLIDSGDWRDDGEIVLDYLRQLDIDGLDYLVTSHADADHIGGHAAVIEYFETEGEGIGAVYDPGITSTSNTYERYLDAIEDYNVTLYQTRAGDEIPLKNVNAQVLAPPEDYIANGDRNENSLVMRLAFGKTSMLLPGDGETASEEYLRTEYGDALNVSVLAAGHHGSQSSTGDAFLDTTAPQIAVISSAYDSQYGHPDEAVLQRLAERSIRTYWTATHGNIQLRTNGSALTVATQAVAPTSPLDLRDGSPVEPGNTDPLEDRTIVSTTGTVTTPVATDGGSTTPTATETPTATTTPTATETPTATATPTATESGTLAIAEIHEDAQGTERENLNDEYVVFENTGDEALDLSGWTVDDAADHTYTFPSGFTLDPGAQVTLHTGSGTDSATDLYWGSGSPIWNNAGDTVFVHDDEGTPVLTEEY
- a CDS encoding IS110 family RNA-guided transposase; amino-acid sequence: MSTTTDHYLGIDVHKTDAYVAVMDEEGELVEEVRVANADLDELAQKYEGSEAALEAGSNHFTIYDELEQYVDVTLANPAKADWLATQRQKSDRKDAKNLARYLRLNDVPESYVPPEEYRRYRALARGRKKFVDKRNDFKNEVNSLLDRNGITYDGSLWTDEGREFLDELTLGEPSQLLLEQWLEAIDEFTEKITEIQAKIEEVAVDVEEVDLLMTVPGIASYSGLMIHSEIGEVERFDRAAEVVSYAGLDPVIRESGDSRREGAISKEGNGNLRWILVQCANVAVHNVKDPYLSQFYWRLRNKRNKPHKVAIVATARKLLVALFNMLRKNEPYDPPEVSA
- a CDS encoding orc1/cdc6 family replication initiation protein — encoded protein: MLLEFDEQEGLIRDRSLLDPNYVVVEDRIVGRDEQLQKVTKMLRVALGDNRPPNLFLYGPSGTGKSLITKAVCKNISRLCGSRDIEFGTIEVNCQDLDTLGVAVYELAQQAATEAGVDVEVPKHGVATKEKWDELYRIVNENFDSVVFVLDELDMLVGRRDKQDPAFSRLLYQLSRAGADDDITAHISVVAISNDTKMMESVGSRALSSFTPEDVHFDDYDANQLQAILRRRQDAFHDGVVGEEVIPLAAAFAAQTHGDARKAIDLMRVAGELAEREGDERVREQHVREAQDKVEKNRVLEVVRGITTQKKLCLYATAAVAVETNDGTARSTTGYRVYQYLTDSIEADQYQQESYVNKMKELTTYSLVDFERRSHGPSSGMFLEFQFGERPETILETLREDSRLERVSESEVTSVVRAQTRNET
- a CDS encoding MarR family winged helix-turn-helix transcriptional regulator, whose protein sequence is MPDAESISGFLQKRGALGILTLLSMEDGQRFSDLDDRLTISSSTLTRRLTEGRGLGLVVPGMTPEESSVSNEYRITTRGKRVARRMENQGLIHAVRTILDYQQNVENELPELLDWVDAHTEELARLDAQTPYQDPFGESVVDRGEEPEYDEEFMVKEDPGRVETWGSEPEDDEEDETD